In Zea mays cultivar B73 chromosome 7, Zm-B73-REFERENCE-NAM-5.0, whole genome shotgun sequence, the following proteins share a genomic window:
- the LOC111589758 gene encoding uncharacterized protein — translation MTSELASGCGPLSRTEYACLLDGRPHGVGRVALGLVASLLAGPFRLLCTGCYVKRLPFALLFTRKRGALRGALPWETQACQTNLTQQSTSQFAAM, via the exons ATGACTAGCGAGCTAGCAAGTGGATGCGGTCCTTTGTCCAGGACGGAATACGCGTGTCTCCTGGATGGCCGGCCCCACGGTGTAGGTCGTGTTGCGCTTGGCCTGGTTGCTTCGCTGCTCGCGGGTCCCTTTCGCTTGCTTTGCACGGGCTGCTACGTGAAGCGGCTTCCATTTGCGCTTTTGTTTACTAGAAAAAGAGGCGCGCTTCGCGGCGC TTTACCATGGGAAACTCAAGCATGCCAGACTAATCTAACTCAGCAAAGCACGTCACAGTTTGCTGCAATGTAG